TTACAAGCTCCTGGGTGGCTATAACAACATAGTTCCGGCCTATGCAACAGGGGGGTTTTATGCCGAGGGGAAAGGAATTAAGGAGCTGGTTCAGGAAGTTGAGGGCTATGTAAAGCACGGATTTAAGGCAGTCAAAATGAAGGTAGGTCGAAATTCGAGCCTAAAAGTCGGATTTAATCCCTTGCGGGTCATGCCTGCACGGGGAGTCGCTGAGGTTACCCTGGAAGAAGACCTGGAGCGTGTCCGGGCCGTTCGGGAGGCGATCGGAAAGGATACCCTGCTGATGATTGATGCGAATGGGGCCTGGGATGTCCCAACGGCCATTCAAATGGGGCGTAAATTGGAACCTTATAATTTATACTGGTTTGAAGAACCGGTTTCCCCGGATGACATCCAGGGAAGTGCAAAGGTGGCTTCTGCGTTGGATATAGCCATAGCCGGATATGAAACTTGTAGCTATGGACGTTTCAGTTTTAAAGATTACATTACCTCCGGAGCTGTTCACTTTGTCCAGCCCGATATAGCCTGGTCTGGAGGGCTCACCGAATGTATGAAAATCGCTCACCTGGCCAGTGCCTGGAATCTCCCTGTAGCCCCTCATATCCACGGAGCGGCCGTGGTCGTGGCAGCGTCCCTCCACTATCTTGCAGCAATTCCCAATGCCACCATTGCCGAAATGGTCTTTCCGGCCCATCCTTTGATGGGAGACCTCGTGGATCATGCTCTAGATGTAAACAGAGAAGGTCATGTGGTACTATCTGACAAACCGGGCCTGGGAATAGAATTAAATCCAAAAGTTGTTGAAAAGTATCGGGTAGATAAATAAAACCAACCTGAATAGGGAAGTGCGGGAATTTCCCCACTTTCCTCCCTAGTTTTTATCCAAAATCAATCGACGTCCTTCCCGAAGGAGCTGGGTAAACACTGCCACAGATAAAGGCTTGCTAAAAAAATAACCCTGGATCTCATCACAGTGATGGGCTCGCAAGAAGGCCAATTGCTCTTCTGTTT
This window of the Candidatus Limnocylindrales bacterium genome carries:
- a CDS encoding mandelate racemase/muconate lactonizing enzyme family protein, which produces MKITDVVTIPLNYPLPTTLYDANYAMPTKPALLVEVRTDEGVTGIGEAAHFGGPLISTKVVIEEELKYHILGEDPLQVEYLWEKMHQRSYKHARGGLLIAAMSGIDIALWDIKGKVAGLPVYKLLGGYNNIVPAYATGGFYAEGKGIKELVQEVEGYVKHGFKAVKMKVGRNSSLKVGFNPLRVMPARGVAEVTLEEDLERVRAVREAIGKDTLLMIDANGAWDVPTAIQMGRKLEPYNLYWFEEPVSPDDIQGSAKVASALDIAIAGYETCSYGRFSFKDYITSGAVHFVQPDIAWSGGLTECMKIAHLASAWNLPVAPHIHGAAVVVAASLHYLAAIPNATIAEMVFPAHPLMGDLVDHALDVNREGHVVLSDKPGLGIELNPKVVEKYRVDK